One window of the Burkholderia sp. FERM BP-3421 genome contains the following:
- a CDS encoding sugar phosphate isomerase/epimerase family protein — MGKNIDFIYWPASTRNGGIREHIAAASAGGFTSMAIAADTYFDARAAGLSVRDMKALAGDAGIEIRHFDTVTDWAPVRFPEFLTGQLKRRFDVALDTCLEICEAFELKTILAFPGFKAGEVDEAILVERFARLCDRVAPMDILVQLEFSPIFGLRDIAQAYAIVAAANRGNASLLLDTWHFLKGNPDFDLLEKIPAQLLRGVQVADGLTHFKGGDLFDETINNRKFVGEGDLPLKKVLSILKARGALDMVGPEVFSADADVLSPEAAGRRDGVTTKRLCLALGIAL; from the coding sequence ATGGGAAAGAATATCGATTTCATTTATTGGCCCGCCTCCACCCGGAACGGCGGGATTCGGGAACATATCGCCGCGGCCTCGGCGGGCGGATTCACCAGCATGGCGATCGCGGCCGATACCTATTTCGACGCGCGCGCTGCCGGGCTGTCGGTGCGCGACATGAAAGCGCTGGCCGGGGACGCCGGCATCGAGATCCGCCACTTCGACACGGTCACCGACTGGGCGCCCGTGCGGTTCCCGGAATTCCTGACCGGGCAGTTGAAGCGCCGCTTCGATGTCGCGCTCGATACCTGCCTGGAGATCTGCGAGGCGTTCGAGCTGAAAACGATCCTGGCCTTTCCGGGCTTCAAGGCGGGCGAGGTGGACGAGGCGATCCTGGTCGAGCGGTTCGCGCGTCTGTGCGATCGCGTCGCGCCGATGGACATCCTGGTTCAGCTGGAGTTTTCCCCGATCTTCGGCCTGCGCGACATCGCGCAGGCGTACGCGATCGTCGCGGCGGCGAATCGCGGCAATGCGAGCCTGTTGCTCGATACCTGGCACTTCCTGAAGGGCAATCCGGATTTCGATCTCCTGGAAAAGATTCCCGCGCAGCTGCTGCGGGGTGTGCAGGTGGCGGACGGCTTGACCCACTTCAAGGGCGGCGATCTGTTCGACGAAACCATCAATAACCGGAAGTTCGTCGGCGAGGGCGATTTGCCGCTCAAGAAGGTGCTCTCGATCCTGAAGGCGCGCGGCGCGCTCGACATGGTCGGCCCGGAGGTCTTTTCCGCCGACGCGGATGTGCTGTCGCCCGAGGCGGCCGGCCGTCGCGACGGCGTCACGACGAAACGGCTGTGCCTGGCGCTGGGCATCGCGTTGTGA